The DNA sequence CGGCGGATGGGAGGCCTGCGCCGATCCCTCCTCGGTATCCCTGGGGGAAGGGGACATCGTGGCCTGGGCGAGGGCGTCCGGCGCCGGGGATGTGGTCCCAGGCACGGATCAGTCCGGGTTCACGTACTACAGCTACGCCGATTCCGGGCGCTCCCTGGAGACGGGGGAGCCTCTGAAGGTCGTGTCCCTGGCGCCGTCCGTCACCGAGACCATATGCTCCGTAGGCGGGTTGGACTGCATAGTCGGCACGGATCTGTACAGCAACTATCCGTCGGAGGTCAGGGACTACAAGGCGGATGGGAAAATCAAGAACGTGGGCGGTTACTCCGACCCCAATTACGAGTGGATCGTGAAGCTGGCTCCCGACATCGTGTTCTGCGAGGGCGGGACCGGGGAGCACATAGCCATGGCGGACAAGCTCAGGAAGTCCGGGATAAACTGCGTCGTGACATATGACGTCACCACGGTGGAGGCCCTGTACGACAACATCTGGATGGTGGCTTCCGCCATGGGGATGAGCGAGAACGCCAACTCGGTCATACAAGCTTTCAGAGGCACCCTGAATGTGATCTCCGGAGTCATAGGATACAGCCCGGACGTCAGGACGTTCATCGCCCTCTCCGCAGATCCGTCGCCTTGGACTTCCGGAAGCGGGACGTTCGCATCGGACATAATCTCGAAGGCATCCGGGGCCAACGTGTTCGATTCGCAGTCGTCCTCCTGGTTCATGGTTTCCAAGGAGCAGATACACTCCAAGCAGCCCCAGGTGATGATCATAGTGCACAGCAGCGAGATAACCACGCAGGAGCAGTACGAGGAGCTTCTGGGCCGCTTCGATCCGGTGTGGAAGGAGACGCCGGCATACAGAGACGGGAACGTGTACGTATTCTCGGGGTCGGCGGCGGATCTCCTCTCGAGGCCGGGCCCGAGGCTGAGCCAAGCCGCGGAGCTCATCGGAAAGGCGTTGCATCCGGACTCCTTCACCGACAGGGATCCTCTGGACACCATACCCAAATTCCTGGGCTCCGATTACGCCGATTACCTTACTTACCAGAGGGCGGTCGCATGAGGTTCTCAATCGTTCTGGCCATCGCTCTGCTGCTGGCAGTTCCGCTGTCACCTATGTCCTCCGCGGATCCCGGCGTGCAGGTGCTGGTGGATTTCGGAGACGGCTCATATATGTGGTGCGAAGGCAGCGGGAGCACCTTCGGAGAGGTTCTCGGATCCGTCGATGGGAATGTCGCCGACAGGATAAGGGCCGGAGGTTCCGGAGGATGCGGATGGCGCCTGTATAATTGGGACGGCGTCTGGAAGGATGCCGGTACCGATCTGGAATCCCCGTGCTCGGGGGCGATCGCGTTCGGCTATTATCCCGAGGGATTCGCTCCCGTTCCGACGCCGGAATACAGGACATCCTGGACGATGCTGGGAGGTTCCTCCTCCGCTTCCAACGTCTCGGTATCCTGCGGCCAGAAGGATCCGGAGATGCCGGTCGAGTGGTACAACACATACACGACCGGATACGTCGACTCCGGCCTTGTGGTCGCCGGCGATATGCTGTACCACACCACAGGAGGGACGTACGGGGGCGCCGGAGAGGACGCCGATGCTTGGGTGTATGCTCTGGACAGGTTCACCGGCGACGTCGTCTGGAAGTACCATGAGAGGAAAGGCGCCGGGTACGAGGTGACCACCCCGCTGATCGTCGGAGGGTATCTCATCGTCACGTTCACCTGCGGAGACGTCGTCTGCTTCGACAGGCTCACCGGCGAGGTCAGAGATACGATGGCGGTCGGCACGGATCCCCCCACGGATCCGGACGGCGACGTCCTCTGGGACGGGAGGGTGTTCTACACCGGCGGCACCACGCCGGTCTACGATTCCGGAAAGATATACTTCGGCACATCATCGGGAACTGTGATGGCGCTGACCCTGTCGCCGGAAGGCAAGATGGATGTCGCTTGGGAATATGTTCCTTCATCGGATTCCGGTCCGGAGGGATATGCCGGCACCAGAGGCTGCTTCTATTTCCACGCTCCGACCATCGGCGACGCGGGCGGCAAGCGCATGCTGTTCATCGGCAGCTACGAAGGCTACGTCTACGCCCTGGATGCGGGCGACGGAAGCGAGGTGTGGGTAACGAGAGCCATCGACATGAGGGCCAACAACAAAGCCGCGCCCGGCACTCCGGGTTCCGCCGCGTCCATATCGCTGTCTCCCGATGGTTCCATCCTTCTCGTGGGATGCACCGACGGCGCCCTCTTCTCGTTGGAGGGATATCTTCTCGCTTTGGATCCAATCACCGGGGAGACCGCAAACAGGCAGGACGGGACCGAATGGAGGCTGGACGCTCTGTTCACATCGCCTGTCGTCGTCGGAGACGGATTCTATACTTATGTATCGCCGCTTTCGTCGGGCGCGGAAACTTTCCCCGGCGCCGACGGCAGGGACAGCGAAGCCTCTGCGGCAGTCTACAAATTCGATTGGGACGGGAAGGTGCTGTGGAAGTCCCAGGACTACCAGATGATAAAGGGCGCTCTCACTTTGGACGCTGATGGCGTTCTTTATGGAATGGACTATTCTGCGGGCGCTTTCTGGCCGACCGGCGGCGGGCTGACCGCCTGGGATTCCGATACGGGAGAGGAGCTGTGGAGAGTTCTGCTGTCGCCGTACACCCAGGATTCCTACTCCATGGTCCAGCCTACCGTGGTGGACGGGAAGATCTACGTCGGCA is a window from the Candidatus Methanomethylophilaceae archaeon genome containing:
- a CDS encoding ABC transporter substrate-binding protein → MNAARKKLAITAAAIAAVLVLTPAMGLTQSEAEGRSGVVIDFGYWDTVWVTLDFGSGMDGYQALEKACELRGYPVVYQDDERTIVYSVNEQSNLQGKKWGMYVLSGGGWEACADPSSVSLGEGDIVAWARASGAGDVVPGTDQSGFTYYSYADSGRSLETGEPLKVVSLAPSVTETICSVGGLDCIVGTDLYSNYPSEVRDYKADGKIKNVGGYSDPNYEWIVKLAPDIVFCEGGTGEHIAMADKLRKSGINCVVTYDVTTVEALYDNIWMVASAMGMSENANSVIQAFRGTLNVISGVIGYSPDVRTFIALSADPSPWTSGSGTFASDIISKASGANVFDSQSSSWFMVSKEQIHSKQPQVMIIVHSSEITTQEQYEELLGRFDPVWKETPAYRDGNVYVFSGSAADLLSRPGPRLSQAAELIGKALHPDSFTDRDPLDTIPKFLGSDYADYLTYQRAVA
- a CDS encoding PQQ-like beta-propeller repeat protein, producing MRFSIVLAIALLLAVPLSPMSSADPGVQVLVDFGDGSYMWCEGSGSTFGEVLGSVDGNVADRIRAGGSGGCGWRLYNWDGVWKDAGTDLESPCSGAIAFGYYPEGFAPVPTPEYRTSWTMLGGSSSASNVSVSCGQKDPEMPVEWYNTYTTGYVDSGLVVAGDMLYHTTGGTYGGAGEDADAWVYALDRFTGDVVWKYHERKGAGYEVTTPLIVGGYLIVTFTCGDVVCFDRLTGEVRDTMAVGTDPPTDPDGDVLWDGRVFYTGGTTPVYDSGKIYFGTSSGTVMALTLSPEGKMDVAWEYVPSSDSGPEGYAGTRGCFYFHAPTIGDAGGKRMLFIGSYEGYVYALDAGDGSEVWVTRAIDMRANNKAAPGTPGSAASISLSPDGSILLVGCTDGALFSLEGYLLALDPITGETANRQDGTEWRLDALFTSPVVVGDGFYTYVSPLSSGAETFPGADGRDSEASAAVYKFDWDGKVLWKSQDYQMIKGALTLDADGVLYGMDYSAGAFWPTGGGLTAWDSDTGEELWRVLLSPYTQDSYSMVQPTVVDGKIYVGNDFGAVYCVSDIQGQGTEEERVQALQTVGFAHWSWYLTFAVAAAAIAAFILLYRRTANA